One region of Maridesulfovibrio ferrireducens genomic DNA includes:
- a CDS encoding response regulator codes for MSRIRVLVVDDEPDFLKLIGRRLAKRNVDVDVANNGQEALNFLSKTSVNVVILDVRMPGLSGIETLKEIRRRYHDVEVIMLTGHGSVQSGIEGISHGAYDYILKPFLIDDLLERIRAANEHSELKRQSRSVS; via the coding sequence ATGTCCAGAATAAGAGTGCTTGTGGTGGATGATGAACCTGATTTCTTGAAGTTGATAGGGCGGAGACTTGCGAAGCGAAATGTTGATGTGGATGTTGCAAATAACGGACAGGAAGCCCTTAATTTTTTGTCGAAGACTTCAGTTAATGTGGTCATTTTAGATGTTAGAATGCCGGGACTGAGTGGTATTGAAACTCTTAAGGAAATCAGGCGCAGATATCATGATGTCGAAGTGATTATGCTTACGGGGCATGGTTCCGTGCAGTCGGGAATCGAGGGCATCAGTCATGGTGCATATGACTATATTCTTAAGCCTTTTTTGATTGATGATCTGCTTGAAAGAATACGCGCCGCGAACGAGCATTCTGAGCTTAAGCGACAGAGCAGGAGTGTTTCATGA
- a CDS encoding sensor histidine kinase, whose translation MTSTSYTKLRWKLIAITLCFSLIPLFALGYVIHDQFSKSYEEKLTSNLVLVVNSKRDTIDMFLNERVVQLQNLANTHTLAQMTDQTYLNSLFDIIHNTSRSFIDLGVIGPDGSHEAYSGPFDLRDVNYKDEAWFNQVMLKGVYVSDVFMGFRNFPHFIIAVKRREAGKTWILRATIDSDVFTTLVRNVRSGKLGDAYLVNRNWELQTSSRFGGKVLSKATLPEYSGGRPVDICKWTESGTTHVAAITSLSLTDWKLVVTESPGEELSPLLRVQSMVYLLFLVCACMIFVGTYLTVASVVGKLKAANDERAALDATIMQSSKMASLGKMAAGVAHEINNPLSIIRESAGWIRDLINDGELDGFEALDDLNEAVSDIDRHVERARTVTHRMLGFARRMEPAQEDVDLNILAKQTVAFLENEIKYRNIEVVFDLDSNLPLITTDSNQVQQIILNLLENSIDAVAENGSITLESRVEGSFIAMGVKDTGTGILPDQLTKVFDPFFTTKSAGEGTGLGLSIIYSTLNKLGGKITVQSEHGQGAVFTFFLPLSGVVHDS comes from the coding sequence ATGACAAGTACTTCCTACACGAAGCTGAGATGGAAGCTGATTGCAATAACCTTATGTTTTTCTCTCATACCGCTTTTTGCATTGGGGTATGTTATTCATGATCAGTTCAGTAAATCTTATGAAGAAAAACTGACCAGTAATTTGGTGCTCGTTGTTAATAGTAAGCGGGATACCATCGACATGTTTTTAAATGAACGGGTGGTGCAATTACAGAATCTTGCCAATACGCACACGCTTGCGCAGATGACTGACCAAACGTACCTGAATTCTCTTTTTGATATAATTCATAATACCTCACGGTCATTTATAGACCTTGGCGTTATCGGGCCGGATGGAAGTCATGAGGCTTATAGCGGCCCTTTTGATCTCAGGGATGTTAATTACAAAGACGAAGCCTGGTTTAATCAGGTCATGCTTAAAGGGGTCTATGTAAGTGATGTTTTCATGGGGTTTAGAAATTTTCCACATTTCATCATTGCAGTGAAAAGGCGAGAGGCAGGTAAAACATGGATATTAAGGGCCACCATTGATTCTGATGTTTTTACTACTCTTGTCAGAAATGTGCGGAGCGGTAAGCTCGGTGATGCCTATCTGGTCAATCGTAACTGGGAACTTCAAACTTCCTCAAGATTCGGCGGCAAGGTTTTATCCAAAGCCACATTGCCTGAATATTCCGGTGGCAGACCTGTGGATATTTGTAAATGGACTGAAAGCGGAACAACTCATGTTGCGGCTATAACCTCTTTGTCACTTACTGACTGGAAGCTTGTGGTGACTGAAAGTCCCGGTGAGGAACTTTCTCCGCTGTTGCGGGTTCAATCCATGGTTTATCTTTTGTTTCTTGTTTGTGCATGTATGATTTTTGTCGGCACGTATCTGACGGTGGCATCTGTGGTCGGGAAATTAAAGGCGGCGAATGATGAAAGAGCTGCGCTGGATGCGACGATCATGCAATCAAGCAAAATGGCTTCGCTCGGCAAGATGGCGGCAGGAGTTGCGCATGAAATTAATAATCCTTTGTCCATCATAAGGGAAAGTGCCGGATGGATTCGCGATCTCATCAACGATGGAGAATTGGACGGATTCGAAGCTTTGGATGATCTCAATGAGGCTGTCAGCGACATTGACCGTCATGTAGAAAGAGCGCGGACAGTGACTCATAGAATGTTGGGTTTTGCCCGTAGAATGGAGCCGGCTCAGGAAGATGTTGATCTTAATATTCTGGCTAAACAGACCGTTGCTTTTCTGGAAAATGAAATCAAGTATCGCAATATTGAAGTCGTTTTTGATCTTGACTCAAACCTTCCATTAATAACTACAGATTCTAATCAGGTACAGCAGATAATTCTTAATTTGCTGGAAAACTCAATTGATGCAGTTGCCGAGAATGGAAGTATCACATTGGAAAGCCGTGTCGAGGGATCTTTCATTGCTATGGGAGTTAAGGATACGGGGACGGGGATATTGCCGGATCAGCTTACAAAAGTTTTTGATCCGTTTTTTACAACAAAATCAGCAGGCGAGGGTACAGGATTGGGCCTATCAATTATATACAGTACATTGAATAAACTGGGTGGTAAAATCACAGTGCAAAGTGAACATGGGCAGGGGGCTGTATTTACTTTTTTTCTACCGCTATCAGGTGTTGTCCACGATAGCTAG